A part of Actinobaculum sp. 313 genomic DNA contains:
- a CDS encoding sn-glycerol-1-phosphate dehydrogenase, producing the protein MSSELITQALSTATETKAIAFGDDVLGETGPMFTELFPGARVLVVADDNTFAAAGEPVVASLRASGVEFAEDPYIFPGTPTLYAGYDNVIKLREHMAPLENTVVCSIGSGTLNDIAKLASGELKRPYMNVCTAASVDGYASFGASIAKDGFKITRSCPAPAGLVADIAVMVDAPKRLTATGYGDLIEKVPAGADWILADALGVEAIDEYTWNLVQGPLRESLADPAAIGVGDPEAIEGLAEGSIMSGLAMQSLQSSRPASGAGHQFSHTWEMEGHGLDWEPPLSHGFKVGIGTIASCALWEFFLSKSVEDFDVERALASVRTPEQVEAEVRSTLKPQMQDEAVKHSLTKRIEGDALRKRIELLKEVWPSLRERCQEQIMTPQEVMDRLKTVGAPYHPELIDIDWDRFRETHLKARMIRDRYTVLDILTDLGMFDEAVEYLFSPEGFWGQHRHPEA; encoded by the coding sequence ATGTCAAGCGAACTCATAACTCAGGCTCTCAGTACTGCTACCGAGACAAAGGCGATTGCCTTTGGTGACGATGTGCTGGGTGAAACCGGCCCCATGTTCACCGAGCTATTCCCCGGTGCACGTGTCCTCGTCGTTGCCGATGACAACACCTTTGCCGCAGCGGGTGAGCCTGTTGTCGCGTCACTGCGTGCGTCCGGCGTGGAATTCGCTGAGGATCCATACATTTTCCCCGGTACGCCCACCCTGTATGCCGGGTATGACAACGTGATCAAGCTGCGCGAGCATATGGCTCCGTTGGAGAACACCGTCGTGTGTTCCATCGGTTCCGGCACGTTGAACGACATCGCCAAACTCGCTTCTGGCGAGTTGAAGCGCCCCTACATGAACGTGTGTACTGCGGCTTCCGTGGACGGATACGCCTCCTTCGGAGCCTCCATCGCCAAGGATGGTTTCAAAATCACGCGTTCCTGCCCGGCGCCCGCTGGACTTGTTGCTGATATCGCCGTGATGGTTGACGCACCCAAGCGTCTGACCGCCACAGGCTATGGGGATCTCATTGAGAAGGTTCCCGCTGGTGCCGACTGGATTCTGGCGGACGCGTTGGGCGTGGAAGCCATCGACGAGTACACCTGGAATCTGGTGCAAGGGCCTTTGCGCGAGTCGCTTGCCGATCCTGCGGCCATCGGGGTCGGTGATCCGGAAGCCATCGAAGGTTTGGCTGAGGGATCGATTATGTCCGGTCTGGCCATGCAATCGCTGCAATCCTCCCGGCCGGCCTCGGGTGCAGGCCACCAGTTCTCCCACACCTGGGAGATGGAAGGACACGGCTTGGACTGGGAGCCACCGCTGTCGCACGGTTTCAAGGTCGGTATCGGCACGATCGCATCCTGCGCGCTGTGGGAGTTCTTCCTTTCGAAATCGGTGGAAGACTTCGACGTGGAGCGCGCGCTGGCAAGTGTGCGCACTCCAGAACAAGTGGAAGCGGAGGTTCGCTCCACACTCAAGCCGCAGATGCAGGATGAGGCGGTGAAGCACTCGCTGACTAAGCGTATAGAAGGCGACGCGCTACGTAAACGGATTGAGTTACTCAAGGAGGTCTGGCCCTCGCTGCGTGAGCGCTGCCAGGAACAGATCATGACACCACAGGAGGTGATGGACCGGCTGAAGACTGTCGGCGCTCCCTACCATCCGGAGCTGATCGATATTGATTGGGATCGCTTCCGCGAGACCCATCTCAAGGCGCGGATGATCCGGGATCGGTACACGGTGCTGGACATCCTGACGGATCTCGGCATGTTCGACGAGGCGGTCGAGTATCTGTTCTCACCCGAGGGCTTCTGGGGTCAACATCGGCACCCCGAGGCCTGA
- a CDS encoding HAD-IIA family hydrolase, with protein sequence MDGTIYLGDHLLPGAKRLIEGLRRLGKPVRFLSNNPTRDPQLYVEKLNRLDIPASIEDITNTVVTTVHWLRTNHPDAKVFPISEQPLKNALAEAGIAMSEDPEEIDIVIASYDRTFEYRKLQIAFDAIWYHKRAFLITTNPDRYCPFPGGRGEPDAASIVAAIEACTGTRCVANMGKPEPIMLDAAIAGLDVDPANCIMVGDRLMTDIGMAIKTGIPSALVLTGDSTLEEAEALDPASQPTYALSRVDHLIPDEIRKQWGWSDND encoded by the coding sequence ATGGACGGCACTATCTACTTGGGAGATCATCTCCTCCCGGGAGCCAAGCGCCTTATCGAGGGTCTGCGTCGCCTCGGCAAACCGGTTCGCTTTCTTTCGAATAATCCGACCCGTGACCCGCAACTGTACGTAGAGAAACTCAACCGGCTGGATATTCCCGCCAGCATCGAGGACATTACGAATACGGTTGTCACTACGGTCCACTGGCTGCGAACCAATCACCCCGATGCGAAGGTGTTTCCCATCTCCGAGCAGCCGCTCAAGAATGCGCTGGCTGAGGCGGGCATTGCCATGAGTGAAGATCCGGAAGAGATTGACATCGTCATCGCCTCCTATGATCGGACCTTCGAGTACCGGAAACTACAGATCGCCTTTGACGCCATCTGGTACCACAAGCGTGCATTCCTGATTACTACCAACCCGGACCGGTACTGCCCGTTCCCGGGGGGACGTGGGGAACCTGATGCCGCTTCAATTGTTGCCGCTATCGAGGCGTGCACCGGTACTCGCTGCGTCGCGAACATGGGTAAACCGGAGCCAATCATGCTTGACGCCGCTATTGCAGGTCTGGATGTAGATCCAGCCAACTGCATTATGGTCGGCGACCGGCTCATGACCGATATCGGCATGGCCATCAAGACGGGAATCCCCTCGGCACTTGTGCTGACGGGCGATTCCACGCTGGAGGAAGCCGAGGCGCTCGACCCAGCGTCTCAGCCCACTTACGCGCTTTCACGCGTCGACCACCTCATCCCGGACGAGATTCGGAAGCAATGGGGCTGGAGCGACAACGACTGA
- a CDS encoding FGGY family carbohydrate kinase, whose protein sequence is MGIDFGTESCRVGIFDLLGSPVAFAATGYQTTHPAPGWAEQSPVDWWNALIASTHQVMQRSGLQPHEIAGISYDATTMTVVALDEAGEALRPAIMWMDVRATEQAARVVNTSSPARRYTGGGTLPPTAEWYPFKAAWLKENEPETYNKAYRLVDAPDWLTFRLTGEWTQNINTAAHRAYYDRDNGGWPVDLYEEAGAGDVFDKLPSVVNDLGVPVGGLSKTAAEALGLIPGTPVAQGGGDAWHGQIGLNVLRPGKMSLVTGSSHVMSGQSPDPVSGPGFFGGYTDGVVPGQYTVEISLVSSGSVLAWFKNNFCPDITLAAEQTGLNAYDIMNSRSADIPIGCDGLIINEYFQGNRTPYSDSKARGVMSGLSLAHSREHMYRAIQEAVCYGVEANLRMLRNAGFAVEEFVGCGGAMKSRAWAQMHADVTGVPITLPEVGDAVTLGSCILAAAGAGLYPSVQDAADAMVHEREHIEPDMEKHDRYAFYADQYCEQYPLMQDLIHRTVDHVDSERDAAQ, encoded by the coding sequence ATGGGCATCGACTTTGGAACAGAGTCGTGCCGAGTCGGCATCTTTGACCTTCTCGGTTCCCCGGTCGCCTTCGCCGCAACGGGCTATCAGACGACGCATCCGGCACCCGGTTGGGCGGAGCAGTCCCCGGTGGACTGGTGGAATGCACTTATCGCATCCACACATCAGGTGATGCAGCGCTCCGGTCTGCAACCACATGAGATTGCCGGAATTTCGTATGATGCCACGACGATGACAGTCGTCGCACTCGATGAGGCAGGGGAGGCGCTGCGGCCAGCCATCATGTGGATGGATGTGCGCGCTACCGAGCAGGCGGCCCGTGTGGTGAATACCAGTTCGCCCGCTCGCCGCTACACCGGTGGGGGTACGCTTCCGCCTACCGCCGAATGGTATCCCTTCAAGGCCGCATGGCTGAAGGAGAATGAGCCGGAGACCTATAATAAGGCCTATCGCCTGGTCGATGCGCCGGATTGGTTGACCTTCCGACTCACCGGGGAGTGGACACAGAACATCAATACCGCTGCCCATCGCGCCTACTACGACCGTGACAACGGCGGCTGGCCGGTTGACCTGTACGAAGAGGCAGGGGCCGGCGACGTGTTCGACAAGCTCCCCTCAGTTGTCAACGATCTCGGGGTGCCGGTGGGAGGCCTCTCAAAGACCGCGGCCGAGGCGCTCGGGCTCATCCCAGGCACGCCCGTTGCCCAGGGCGGCGGTGATGCGTGGCATGGTCAGATCGGCCTGAACGTGCTGCGGCCGGGCAAGATGTCGCTGGTGACGGGATCTTCGCACGTTATGTCGGGTCAGTCACCCGATCCGGTTTCCGGCCCCGGTTTCTTCGGTGGGTATACCGACGGAGTCGTCCCTGGCCAGTACACGGTGGAGATTTCGCTGGTCTCCTCGGGATCGGTTCTCGCCTGGTTCAAGAACAATTTCTGCCCGGATATCACCCTGGCAGCCGAGCAGACGGGCTTGAATGCCTACGACATTATGAACAGTCGCTCTGCGGACATTCCGATCGGCTGCGACGGTCTGATCATCAACGAGTACTTCCAGGGCAACCGCACCCCCTATTCGGATTCCAAGGCGCGCGGTGTGATGTCGGGGCTTTCTCTGGCACACAGTCGCGAGCACATGTATCGGGCGATCCAAGAGGCCGTGTGCTACGGCGTGGAGGCGAATCTGCGTATGCTGCGCAACGCGGGCTTCGCCGTCGAGGAATTCGTCGGCTGCGGCGGGGCGATGAAGTCGCGCGCCTGGGCACAAATGCACGCGGATGTCACGGGAGTTCCAATCACGCTGCCGGAAGTCGGCGACGCAGTTACGCTTGGTTCCTGCATCCTGGCGGCAGCCGGCGCCGGTTTGTACCCCTCGGTACAGGATGCGGCGGATGCGATGGTCCACGAGCGCGAGCACATAGAGCCCGATATGGAGAAGCACGACCGCTACGCGTTCTACGCTGACCAGTACTGCGAGCAGTACCCGCTGATGCAGGACCTCATCCATCGCACGGTGGATCACGTGGATTCTGAACGCGACGCCGCCCAATAG